TGCTGTAGAAGCCGGTGTGATCGCCGAATGGGCCCTCGAATACGGCGCCCGGACCCAGCGGCTCGTCGGTTTCCCGCGGGTCCCAGCCCGGGTAGCCGGCCTCGGTGCTGACCTCGCCCTCGATGACCATCTCGGCATCGGCCGGCACCCAGACCGGCACGGTCTTGCCGCGGCACATGCGGATGCCCTTGCCGTTGAGGAAGCCGGCCATCAGCAATTCGCTGATGCCCGGCGGCAGCGGGGCCGTGGCGGCGTACGGCAGCACGCTCGGCCCGCCGAGCACGATGGCGACGGGCATGGGCTTGCCCAGCTTGCGCCAGCTTCGCCAGTGGCTCGCGCCGTCGTGGTGCAGGTGCCAGTGCATGGCGACGCGGTCCTTGCCGAGCAGCTGCACGCGGTACATGCCGATGTTGTGGCTCGCTGGTCGCTTTTCGTTGACGTCGTCGGCATGGATGGTGTGGATGCCCGCCAGGGTGATGTAGCGGCCGCGATACCTGGCGTTCCACTCGTCGTCGGAGACGTCGGGGTGACCAAGATCGGCGATGCCGTCATTGATGCCTGCCGGGTAACCGACGGCCTCGAAGTCGCCGTCGAGCGGCCAGCAGCGGAGGATCGGCAGCTTCGTGAGGTCGATGTCGTTTCCGGTGTGCACGACCTGCTGAACGGGGCCGGCCTTCTTGCTCCGCTTCGGCGGGATGCGCAGCAGAGGGGCGAACTGCTTGGCCTTCGAGACCACCTCGCCCAGCGAACGCGGCGGTTGAGGCTTGGTGAGCTCGCCGATGAGCGCGGCGATGGTCTCGAGGCCCTCGTCGCCCGTGTGGTGGCCGAGTGCCATCTCCATGCGGCGGTAGCTGCCGAAGGCGTTGATGAGCACCGGGAAGTCGCTGCCCTCGACGTTGGTGAAGAGCAACGCGGGACCGCCGCGATCGTGGAAGCGCGGGTCGTTGCGTTGGGTCGCGGTCGCGCAGGGGCTCGGGGCCGCGGCCTTGCTGGCGCGGCTGGCCAGGTCGGCGATGTCGCCCACCGCCGAGACTGGCTCGGCGATTTCGAGCAGCTCTCCGGCGGCTTTCAGGGCTTCGACGAAACGACGCAGGTCACCGTACATACCCTCAACCGTATGTCGACCACGCCCGAAGACCTTCGCGATGGCGGGGAGCCCCGCGTGCTCCATCCGTGGGACGAGCTGAGCAGGATGAGCGATCCGCCATCGGCCTTCGCGTGCGCAACGATGCGGGACTGGCCCGGTTACTTCAGGGCCGTCGCGGGCAAGGAACCCCGCGAGACCCTGCTGAAAGCCCTGGAGCTGTTCGAGAGGCCCGGGCTCGCGATCGATCTGGGCTGCGGCGAGGGCCGAGACACGGTCGAGCTCTTGGCCCGCGGCTGGCGTGTGCTGGC
This Phycisphaerales bacterium DNA region includes the following protein-coding sequences:
- a CDS encoding UbiD family decarboxylase, which encodes MYGDLRRFVEALKAAGELLEIAEPVSAVGDIADLASRASKAAAPSPCATATQRNDPRFHDRGGPALLFTNVEGSDFPVLINAFGSYRRMEMALGHHTGDEGLETIAALIGELTKPQPPRSLGEVVSKAKQFAPLLRIPPKRSKKAGPVQQVVHTGNDIDLTKLPILRCWPLDGDFEAVGYPAGINDGIADLGHPDVSDDEWNARYRGRYITLAGIHTIHADDVNEKRPASHNIGMYRVQLLGKDRVAMHWHLHHDGASHWRSWRKLGKPMPVAIVLGGPSVLPYAATAPLPPGISELLMAGFLNGKGIRMCRGKTVPVWVPADAEMVIEGEVSTEAGYPGWDPRETDEPLGPGAVFEGPFGDHTGFYSMPDRYPIVKVTALTHRKNAIYPTTVVGLPPQEDYFLGKATERLFLPLLKTIVHDIEDYDLPLFGAFHNCAMIKINKAYAMQGRRVMASIWGAGQMAWTKCLFVVDADADVHDAEAVLRLAAERCDPLADVVLTQGPLDILDHAAPALGAGTKIGFDCTKKMPGDRLNDDPPGRTLPDPAVVSGVDGAAMPVPGWLFIATASRGTAVEELWRRVASAIGSAVPFVVFLGEDVDVTNIDEAMFHFLANSDPGRDALPTAPEHRVRAWDATPKTTGSLRGQAVRAWPPVIRSDDDAAARTDSIASRFTDAREVVGPG